One region of Leptospira fainei serovar Hurstbridge str. BUT 6 genomic DNA includes:
- a CDS encoding UDP-N-acetylglucosamine--N-acetylmuramyl-(pentapeptide) pyrophosphoryl-undecaprenol N-acetylglucosamine transferase, giving the protein MRSVLIAAGGTGGHISPGVALAETLIAAKIPSFDIEKIYIHSLYRNKDNPDLKQAPCEVLWHNTPNLSGNFLFLPFHYIYQLLKSWIQFSRLGVDAVIGMGGYSSFPALLYALIFRKKIFLCEQNCIPGNVNRIFFRFADKVAFSFPPRDTKLSCQWEILGNPLRNKTVPKLALKFSDKWDPKKKKQFNVLVMGGSQGARQINNIVVNLMKHEMIQERFRFRMLTGTALYDEVSKKTKTADLISYSDNMAEHYEWANLVIARSGSGVLSECAAFALPMILIPYPFAKDDHQTANAKYMEGNGAAVVIEQRDEDESKLFKILSDLTDDPKKLNDISVKSLECSHVDAAEDTVRFFFGKD; this is encoded by the coding sequence ATGAGATCCGTCTTAATCGCGGCCGGCGGGACCGGCGGTCATATTTCTCCGGGAGTCGCGTTGGCGGAAACACTGATCGCCGCCAAGATACCGTCCTTCGATATCGAAAAAATTTATATCCATTCTCTTTATCGAAACAAAGATAACCCTGACCTTAAACAGGCCCCTTGCGAAGTTCTATGGCATAATACTCCGAATTTATCCGGGAATTTTTTATTCTTACCGTTCCACTATATCTATCAATTGTTAAAATCCTGGATACAGTTCTCCCGTCTCGGGGTGGACGCGGTGATCGGGATGGGGGGATACTCCAGTTTTCCCGCTCTTCTCTACGCTCTAATATTTCGTAAAAAGATTTTTCTATGCGAACAAAATTGCATTCCAGGGAATGTTAACCGAATCTTCTTTCGCTTTGCCGACAAGGTCGCCTTTAGCTTTCCTCCTCGGGATACTAAGCTTTCTTGCCAATGGGAAATTTTAGGAAATCCGCTCCGAAATAAGACCGTTCCGAAACTCGCATTAAAATTCAGCGATAAATGGGATCCGAAAAAGAAGAAGCAGTTCAATGTTTTAGTTATGGGTGGTTCGCAAGGCGCTCGTCAAATTAATAATATAGTCGTCAATCTAATGAAACATGAAATGATTCAGGAAAGATTTCGTTTCCGCATGTTGACAGGAACGGCTCTATACGACGAGGTTTCCAAGAAAACCAAGACCGCGGATTTAATTTCATACTCCGATAATATGGCGGAGCATTACGAATGGGCAAACTTAGTCATAGCTCGCTCCGGATCCGGAGTACTTTCCGAATGTGCCGCATTCGCCCTTCCGATGATTCTAATTCCCTATCCCTTTGCGAAAGACGACCATCAAACCGCTAACGCAAAATACATGGAGGGGAATGGAGCAGCGGTTGTGATAGAACAACGCGACGAGGACGAGAGTAAGCTCTTTAAAATTCTTTCCGACCTCACGGATGACCCGAAAAAGTTAAATGATATTTCAGTGAAATCTTTGGAGTGTTCTCATGTCGATGCTGCAGAGGATACCGTTCGATTCTTCTTCGGAAAGGATTGA
- a CDS encoding FtsW/RodA/SpoVE family cell cycle protein encodes MKELGRRWREFWESPGAPFDPPMVGTIFLLLLFGICVMYSSSSITAWRDFHDSEYFLKKQALWAIIGILVFFFFANFSYRRLERFALAGIIVSIILLILVFIPGIGKSVGTYYGRNFHRWIGIGPYQLQPSEIAKLAVVIYLSAMISKLKDKENREPKKFLIPGALLLSVLVLILAEPAFGTTMEILFVVLAFVFLFGFPFRNLLLVGLVSLPLAYLLVDRVGYRKKRVEVWLDPYKFRFDEGHQLVTSFRAFLDGGWFGNKLASGYAHRYLTYSHTDFVLATFVEDFGFVGFLFFFGLVLFLLYRTYVLLKKVSDPFGFYLGAGLLFILGTQFVINSYVVTGLFPITGISLPFMSYGGSSLLVVLAAFGILVNITRRENLGV; translated from the coding sequence ATGAAAGAATTAGGGCGTAGATGGAGGGAATTCTGGGAGTCGCCCGGGGCTCCTTTCGATCCGCCCATGGTAGGAACGATCTTCCTACTTTTACTGTTCGGAATTTGCGTAATGTATTCCAGCTCTTCTATTACGGCATGGAGAGATTTTCACGATTCCGAGTATTTTTTAAAAAAACAAGCTCTTTGGGCGATCATCGGAATTCTTGTTTTTTTCTTTTTCGCAAATTTCTCCTACCGTCGTTTGGAGCGATTCGCATTGGCCGGCATCATAGTAAGCATCATACTTCTCATCCTGGTATTTATTCCGGGAATCGGAAAATCGGTCGGAACCTATTATGGAAGAAACTTCCATCGTTGGATAGGCATCGGACCATACCAGCTTCAACCGTCGGAGATCGCAAAGCTTGCTGTGGTGATTTATCTCTCCGCTATGATTTCCAAATTGAAAGATAAGGAAAATCGAGAACCGAAAAAGTTTTTAATTCCCGGCGCTCTACTTCTCTCCGTTCTCGTTTTAATTCTCGCTGAGCCCGCATTTGGAACGACGATGGAGATCCTATTCGTCGTCTTAGCGTTCGTATTCCTTTTCGGATTTCCGTTTCGTAATTTACTTTTAGTAGGTTTGGTATCCCTCCCGCTCGCTTATTTACTGGTTGATCGTGTCGGCTACCGAAAGAAGCGGGTGGAAGTTTGGCTAGATCCGTATAAATTCCGTTTTGATGAGGGACATCAATTGGTGACTTCGTTTAGGGCATTTTTGGACGGAGGATGGTTCGGGAATAAACTCGCGAGCGGATATGCTCACCGATATCTGACTTACAGCCATACGGATTTCGTATTGGCTACCTTTGTGGAAGACTTCGGATTTGTCGGCTTCCTTTTCTTTTTCGGTTTGGTTCTGTTTCTTTTGTATCGAACATACGTGTTATTAAAGAAAGTTTCGGACCCGTTCGGTTTTTACCTAGGAGCGGGCCTTCTGTTTATTCTCGGCACACAGTTTGTGATTAATAGTTATGTGGTCACGGGATTATTTCCGATCACGGGGATCAGTCTCCCGTTTATGAGTTACGGCGGGTCCTCGCTACTTGTTGTTCTGGCGGCTTTCGGAATTCTTGTCAATATTACTAGAAGAGAAAACCTAGGCGTATGA
- the mraY gene encoding phospho-N-acetylmuramoyl-pentapeptide-transferase: MFYYVYEYFFREWDSLRIFSYVTFRALMAGLTSMFITFWFGGRMIRFLYGLKFRESVRDDGPKSHNAKSGTPTMGGLMIVGALLLSVLLWGNLKNLNVLLLLAGAVLFSALGFGDDYMKSVKKIKGGMRARTKFVLSILLSAGFCAVYFYYTGESHGGSSGRIPFHLTDLFLPFVKGPVLALGILAIPFSILVILGACHGVNLTDGLDGLAGGTACIAVTTLAIISYVSGTPVAANYLNIPYLPGAHEYSVFLSALAGALIGFLWFNTHPAQVFMGDTGSLFLGATIGMTCVMLKKEILLVILGGIFVAESLSVILQVGSFKLTKKRIFKMAPLHHHFELVGISETKVVIRFWIVAVILAIISLSSLKIQ; the protein is encoded by the coding sequence ATGTTCTATTACGTATACGAGTATTTTTTCCGGGAATGGGATTCCCTTCGTATTTTCAGCTATGTAACCTTTCGCGCTTTGATGGCCGGCTTAACGTCCATGTTCATCACCTTTTGGTTCGGCGGAAGGATGATCCGTTTTCTGTATGGATTGAAATTTCGTGAAAGCGTCAGAGATGACGGTCCTAAATCTCATAACGCGAAATCGGGAACTCCCACGATGGGCGGCTTGATGATTGTAGGCGCTTTGCTTTTATCCGTATTGCTCTGGGGAAACCTCAAAAATTTAAACGTGCTCCTTTTATTAGCCGGCGCCGTATTGTTTTCCGCGCTCGGATTCGGGGACGATTATATGAAATCGGTAAAAAAGATCAAAGGAGGAATGAGAGCTCGAACCAAATTCGTTTTATCGATTCTTCTTTCGGCCGGTTTCTGTGCTGTCTATTTCTATTATACGGGCGAGTCTCACGGAGGTTCTTCCGGCAGAATTCCGTTTCATTTAACGGATTTATTCCTACCTTTTGTGAAAGGACCCGTTCTCGCGCTCGGTATCTTGGCGATTCCATTTTCAATTTTAGTAATTCTCGGCGCCTGCCATGGAGTCAATCTGACAGACGGTTTGGACGGGCTTGCCGGAGGAACGGCTTGCATTGCGGTGACGACTCTTGCGATCATTTCTTACGTGTCAGGAACTCCGGTCGCCGCTAATTATTTAAATATTCCTTATTTACCCGGAGCTCACGAATATAGCGTTTTCCTTTCCGCGTTGGCCGGAGCTCTTATCGGTTTTTTGTGGTTCAATACTCATCCGGCTCAAGTGTTTATGGGGGATACCGGATCTCTTTTTTTAGGTGCCACAATCGGAATGACTTGTGTGATGCTCAAAAAAGAAATCTTACTCGTGATACTAGGCGGGATCTTCGTGGCCGAGTCTTTATCAGTAATTTTGCAAGTAGGTTCTTTTAAATTAACTAAAAAAAGAATTTTTAAGATGGCTCCTTTGCATCATCATTTCGAGTTGGTTGGGATTTCCGAAACGAAAGTAGTTATTCGTTTTTGGATCGTAGCCGTCATTTTAGCGATCATCTCACTTTCAAGTCTGAAAATTCAATGA
- a CDS encoding UDP-N-acetylmuramoyl-L-alanyl-D-glutamate--2,6-diaminopimelate ligase, translated as MKLSVLLEAFPGIKVLSPFFDDSEEVIFARTDSRQLSEQDLFCVPNSLGIKGIEYAAESIGRFLLFQDGTQIPDLPNKIILTSPQDPEKYAGKIASFLLGNPSESLKVIGITGTNGKTSLTYILASLGEAVGASCGVIGTVGVRFKGKKKDTGYTTPDACTLQEILKEMLDAGIEYVFMEASSHGLKLGRTDGVRFIAGVFTNLTQDHLDFHSNMEDYLRSKSLLFQSLKTESGAFGVLDLASPGGSQMFNLIRKGRPDLKLFAISDENGELKISKEEFSLQGTEYDFEIPPVWGGRARIHTNLLGGFNIRNTALALTTALGLGWPRNSLLEALRSIPQIPGRFQLYYSPDRSRMAVVDYAHTPDALENILKSVRESKPKELIVLFGCGGDRDRTKRPQMARIAERLADKVILTSDNPRTENPEAILDEIQSGFSAGFTPFLRETDRAVAIRRGISVLREGGCLLVAGKGHEDYQIVGKEKRHFDDGEEIQKAWQFSESGR; from the coding sequence TTGAAACTTTCCGTTCTCCTTGAAGCATTTCCCGGGATAAAAGTTTTATCTCCCTTTTTCGACGATTCTGAAGAAGTTATCTTTGCTCGCACGGATTCCCGTCAACTTTCCGAACAGGATCTGTTTTGCGTTCCGAATTCCTTGGGGATTAAAGGAATCGAATACGCCGCCGAATCGATCGGACGCTTTCTTTTGTTTCAAGATGGGACTCAAATTCCGGATCTTCCGAATAAGATCATCTTAACGTCTCCGCAAGATCCCGAAAAATATGCGGGAAAAATCGCCTCCTTCCTTCTCGGGAATCCATCCGAATCTTTGAAAGTGATCGGCATTACCGGAACAAACGGAAAAACGTCTCTTACTTATATACTTGCTTCATTGGGTGAAGCAGTTGGAGCGAGCTGTGGCGTTATCGGAACCGTAGGGGTTAGGTTTAAAGGAAAGAAAAAAGATACCGGTTATACTACTCCGGATGCGTGCACACTCCAAGAGATTTTAAAGGAAATGTTGGATGCAGGAATCGAATACGTCTTCATGGAAGCCAGTTCACACGGTCTGAAATTAGGTAGAACCGACGGTGTTCGCTTTATTGCAGGTGTTTTTACCAACCTCACTCAGGACCATCTAGACTTTCATTCGAACATGGAGGATTATCTCCGGAGTAAAAGTCTACTCTTCCAGTCCTTGAAGACCGAATCGGGAGCGTTCGGAGTTTTAGATCTAGCTTCACCCGGTGGCTCGCAAATGTTTAACTTGATCCGTAAGGGCCGTCCTGACTTGAAACTCTTTGCGATTTCCGACGAGAACGGCGAACTGAAAATCTCAAAAGAAGAATTTTCACTGCAGGGCACCGAATACGATTTCGAAATCCCGCCGGTATGGGGTGGTCGAGCTCGAATTCATACGAACTTATTAGGCGGGTTCAATATTCGTAATACGGCTTTGGCTCTGACTACGGCTTTAGGACTTGGTTGGCCTCGAAATTCTCTGCTGGAAGCTCTTCGTTCTATTCCGCAAATTCCCGGAAGGTTCCAGCTATACTATAGTCCTGATCGGTCAAGAATGGCGGTGGTAGATTATGCGCATACCCCGGATGCTCTTGAAAATATCTTAAAGAGCGTTCGGGAATCGAAACCTAAGGAATTAATCGTTTTATTCGGATGCGGCGGAGACCGTGATCGGACGAAGCGGCCTCAAATGGCTCGAATTGCGGAGAGACTTGCGGATAAAGTCATTCTGACTTCGGATAATCCCAGAACTGAGAACCCCGAGGCAATCTTGGACGAAATACAATCCGGTTTTTCGGCCGGGTTTACTCCGTTCCTTCGCGAAACGGATCGGGCCGTGGCTATTCGGCGAGGGATCTCCGTTTTACGCGAAGGAGGTTGTCTTTTGGTCGCCGGTAAAGGACACGAAGACTATCAGATCGTCGGAAAAGAAAAACGTCATTTCGACGACGGCGAAGAGATACAAAAAGCTTGGCAGTTTTCCGAATCAGGACGATAG